In a genomic window of Bordetella petrii:
- a CDS encoding TetR/AcrR family transcriptional regulator, with product MSTLPKIPPASKGSVRRRLSRDERLRQLLDVSWQLIRTEGTDALTLGRLADEAGVTKPVVYDHFGTRNGLLAALYQDFDVRQTAVIDAAIAGSKATLQDKARVIAGSYVECVLTQGREMPGVLAALSGSPELAVIKRQYQQAFIEKCRRILEPFAGARGVSMASLWAMLGAAEGLSQAAAVGDLSEEQARDELAQTILAMVERSKLTPDSN from the coding sequence ATGTCAACCCTTCCGAAAATTCCTCCCGCCTCCAAGGGCTCCGTCCGCCGCCGCCTGTCCAGGGATGAACGGCTGCGCCAGCTACTCGATGTGTCCTGGCAATTGATCCGGACTGAAGGCACGGATGCGTTGACGCTGGGGCGGCTGGCCGACGAAGCAGGAGTCACTAAGCCGGTTGTCTATGACCACTTCGGCACCCGCAATGGACTGCTGGCAGCGCTCTACCAGGATTTCGATGTGCGCCAGACGGCTGTGATCGACGCAGCTATCGCTGGCAGCAAGGCCACGTTGCAGGACAAGGCCCGCGTCATTGCCGGCAGCTATGTCGAATGCGTGCTGACCCAGGGGCGGGAGATGCCCGGCGTATTGGCCGCGCTCAGTGGCTCGCCGGAGCTGGCGGTGATCAAGCGGCAATACCAGCAGGCGTTCATCGAGAAGTGCCGGCGAATCCTTGAACCCTTCGCCGGTGCGCGGGGCGTGTCGATGGCAAGCCTGTGGGCGATGTTGGGCGCGGCCGAGGGGCTGTCTCAGGCGGCGGCAGTGGGCGACCTCAGCGAAGAGCAGGCGCGGGACGAGTTGGCGCAAACCATTCTGGCGATGGTCGAGCGCAGCAAACTCACGCCTGACTCCAACTGA